A region of Chitinophaga horti DNA encodes the following proteins:
- a CDS encoding nicotinate phosphoribosyltransferase yields the protein MKTQDNLILLSDAYKYSHHKLYYPGTTRMYSYLESRGGEFDNTVFFGLQYFLKAYLTGKVITREKIDAAEKLLVQVFGRNDVFERSKFDYILEKYDGYLPIRIKAVPEGTAVPVSNVLMTIENTDDECYWLPNFLETLLLQVWYPITVGTLSREVRRVVAEAFRETADTDFIDFVLNDFGLRGASSMESAGLGGAAHLLNFQGSDNIVGSLLAQEFYGTDKVYGLSIPATEHSICTLKGEAGELEVFKHVLRTFPTGTVACVSDSYDIFRACAEYWGGELKEMVLSRQGTLVIRPDSGDPVFTLLRVFDILFDKFGYTVNGKGYKVLPSQVRVIQGDGVNIHSIRAIYDALRVNRISAENLVLGMGGALLQKVDRDTQKFAFKCSFAEVNGENVDVRKNPTELNGHGQLVKSFKQSKAGRLKLVKVDGQFQTLREEEQPELADELVTVFENGVLLVDQKYETIRERAAL from the coding sequence ATGAAAACGCAAGACAACCTCATTTTGTTATCCGACGCCTACAAGTACTCTCACCATAAACTGTACTATCCCGGTACAACGCGCATGTATTCCTACCTCGAAAGCCGCGGCGGTGAATTTGATAATACCGTGTTCTTCGGGCTGCAGTACTTCCTGAAAGCGTATCTCACGGGAAAAGTAATTACAAGAGAAAAGATCGATGCAGCGGAGAAGCTGCTGGTACAGGTGTTTGGCCGTAACGACGTATTCGAACGCAGTAAGTTCGATTACATTCTCGAAAAGTACGACGGCTATCTGCCGATCCGCATCAAGGCGGTGCCAGAAGGTACGGCGGTGCCTGTAAGCAATGTATTAATGACGATCGAAAATACCGATGACGAATGTTACTGGCTTCCCAACTTCCTGGAAACGCTGCTGCTGCAGGTCTGGTACCCGATTACAGTAGGTACGCTCAGCCGCGAAGTGCGCAGGGTGGTGGCAGAAGCTTTCCGGGAAACGGCGGATACGGACTTTATCGACTTCGTGCTGAACGACTTTGGTTTACGGGGCGCCAGTTCTATGGAGAGTGCGGGACTGGGTGGTGCGGCGCACCTGCTCAACTTCCAGGGTAGCGATAATATCGTTGGCTCTTTGCTCGCGCAGGAGTTCTATGGAACAGATAAGGTATACGGCCTTTCCATCCCTGCTACGGAACACTCTATCTGCACCCTGAAAGGGGAAGCCGGGGAGCTGGAAGTATTCAAACATGTGTTACGCACGTTCCCGACGGGTACGGTAGCTTGTGTATCTGACTCCTACGACATTTTCCGCGCCTGTGCCGAATACTGGGGGGGTGAGCTGAAAGAAATGGTACTGAGCCGCCAGGGTACACTCGTTATCCGCCCCGACAGCGGCGACCCGGTATTTACGCTGTTACGGGTGTTCGATATCCTGTTTGATAAGTTCGGGTATACGGTGAACGGCAAAGGTTACAAGGTACTTCCTTCCCAGGTGAGGGTGATACAGGGTGACGGGGTGAACATCCACAGCATTCGTGCGATCTACGATGCGCTGCGGGTAAACCGCATCAGTGCCGAAAACCTGGTATTGGGCATGGGTGGTGCGCTGCTCCAGAAAGTAGACCGCGATACACAGAAGTTCGCTTTCAAATGTTCTTTTGCAGAGGTAAACGGCGAAAATGTAGATGTGCGCAAAAATCCGACGGAGCTGAACGGTCACGGTCAACTGGTCAAATCCTTTAAACAATCCAAAGCCGGCCGCCTGAAGCTGGTGAAAGTGGACGGGCAGTTTCAGACTTTACGGGAAGAGGAGCAACCGGAGCTAGCAGATGAGCTGGTGACGGTGTTCGAGAACGGCGTGTTGCTCGTCGATCAAAAATATGAGACCATCAGGGAAAGGGCGGCGCTTTAG
- a CDS encoding NUDIX domain-containing protein yields MKTTGVIIARFQTPYLHEGHTYLIDEIRAKHNKVVVLLGVTPVKGSRRNPFDFYTREKLLKHYAAELVVLPLADHPSDAVWSQQLDSLLASAFPQERFVLYGSRNSFAPYYSGQLPVELLPEVGTHSATAIRDVNADRVLDSNDFRMGINYAYQNVYPKVYPTVDIAVLNNGKVLLGRRHNAALWRFPGGFTDPADESFEAAAEREMREECGELVTTAMEYVGSVKIDDWRYRSEVDKIITSFYKTNYISGEAKGSDDIAEVAWFGLDALPQMLQQVTPEHRPLVKKLLANLNVDL; encoded by the coding sequence ATGAAAACCACAGGAGTCATCATCGCAAGGTTTCAAACACCTTATCTGCACGAAGGGCACACGTACCTGATCGACGAGATACGCGCGAAACATAACAAAGTGGTGGTATTACTCGGCGTTACACCCGTTAAGGGCAGCCGCCGGAATCCATTTGATTTCTATACCCGTGAAAAGTTATTAAAACATTACGCCGCCGAACTGGTGGTATTGCCACTGGCCGATCACCCTTCGGATGCGGTGTGGAGTCAGCAGCTGGATAGCCTGCTGGCCAGTGCTTTTCCGCAGGAGCGGTTTGTATTGTACGGCAGCCGTAATAGTTTTGCTCCCTATTATAGCGGACAATTGCCGGTGGAGCTGCTGCCGGAAGTTGGTACACATTCTGCCACAGCTATCCGCGATGTAAATGCAGATCGTGTGCTGGATTCCAACGACTTCAGGATGGGCATTAACTACGCCTATCAGAATGTATACCCGAAAGTTTATCCGACCGTAGATATTGCCGTGTTGAATAACGGAAAGGTGTTGCTCGGCAGGCGGCATAACGCTGCCCTCTGGCGTTTCCCGGGTGGCTTTACCGATCCGGCAGACGAGAGCTTTGAAGCAGCGGCGGAGCGGGAAATGCGGGAAGAGTGTGGCGAATTGGTAACAACAGCCATGGAGTATGTGGGATCTGTGAAAATTGACGACTGGCGTTACCGCAGTGAAGTGGATAAGATCATCACCAGTTTCTATAAAACGAATTATATCAGCGGGGAAGCAAAAGGAAGCGACGATATTGCCGAAGTGGCATGGTTCGGCCTGGATGCTTTACCGCAAATGCTACAGCAGGTAACACCAGAACATCGCCCATTGGTGAAAAAACTGCTGGCAAACCTCAACGTTGACTTATAA
- a CDS encoding NUDIX hydrolase, whose protein sequence is MTAKSSPIRLAVDAVVFGYSKQDGVSVLLIQRKYAPFKNAWAIPGGFVLPGESLEQAVHRELKEETGITVSYLEQLYTFGEPDRDPRQHVVSVAYFCLVKSSQYQELKASTDAANAQWFPIDELPELAFDHAQILTTAIDRVRLKVRYEPIGFELLDRKFSFADLEHLYISLLGRDIDRRNFSRKMLALDILQETDEFAKAEGKGRPSRIYKFNKASYLKQRKQGINFEI, encoded by the coding sequence ATGACTGCTAAATCTTCTCCTATCAGGCTGGCTGTAGATGCCGTTGTATTTGGTTATTCCAAACAGGATGGCGTATCTGTATTGCTGATCCAGCGTAAGTATGCGCCGTTTAAAAATGCCTGGGCCATTCCTGGTGGCTTTGTGCTTCCCGGTGAAAGCCTGGAGCAGGCCGTGCATCGTGAACTGAAAGAAGAAACAGGCATTACCGTTAGTTACCTCGAACAGTTATACACCTTCGGTGAACCCGACCGCGACCCGCGCCAGCATGTGGTATCGGTCGCTTATTTCTGCCTGGTGAAGTCTTCTCAATACCAGGAGCTGAAGGCTTCTACAGATGCTGCTAATGCCCAATGGTTCCCTATCGATGAATTGCCTGAACTGGCATTCGATCACGCCCAAATACTAACCACCGCCATCGACCGGGTACGCCTCAAAGTACGCTACGAACCGATCGGTTTCGAACTGCTCGACCGCAAGTTCTCCTTCGCTGACCTCGAACATCTTTATATCAGCCTGCTCGGCCGCGACATCGACCGCCGCAACTTCTCCCGCAAAATGCTCGCCCTCGACATCCTCCAGGAGACAGACGAATTTGCGAAGGCGGAAGGGAAAGGCAGGCCCAGCAGGATATATAAGTTTAACAAGGCGAGCTACCTGAAACAGCGGAAGCAGGGGATCAATTTCGAGATATAG
- a CDS encoding transferase, with the protein MYLLIPGRHQLLTKFQFSYLQQIVQQGLGGQTDAFGNTLPHSSPVTAVIFAVTSANHSGTRRNPLPFYLRALAIEAMGNDLGVPVFSYGIDDVGELPNFASYTIKRLRHDSDFQFELTPENTVVICSTPVLQMYADLGYRILPAELEDIATWKHHQPMPWDIVEKIAYSDDWQNEPFVVQHMLPAAYNIWRKYRQGEKVQLLFRDTMISSDGDLTETRDYNVYVRQMDDIAEMKFRDTAAYIQPGRIGDIGCAVGSWIKLAGKEEKLRESDFYGIEVSRYLYEICQQRKLNGEFENPFVFFSKKNAVTGLVFEKHSMQTIHTSSLTHEIISYGHPGDLEKFIRNRYEELAPGGIWINRDVVGPYDKEQQVQVWLNAADGSNDDPFRECDDRHTLSAYLETLSTQARFLRFARDFREPIAYTRKGEHFVMRLRDAAEFLSRKDYTDNWQSEMHETFCYWDFNEWQQQMTAAGFSIHPASKAFTNDWIAAHRWKGKVALFNADMEPMEWPVTTMFLMGVKA; encoded by the coding sequence ATGTACCTGCTTATACCCGGAAGACACCAGTTACTCACGAAATTCCAGTTCTCTTACCTCCAACAAATCGTTCAGCAAGGCCTCGGCGGACAAACAGACGCATTCGGCAACACCCTACCGCACAGTAGCCCGGTTACAGCCGTAATATTTGCCGTAACCTCCGCGAATCATTCCGGCACCAGGCGTAATCCACTACCCTTTTACCTGCGCGCCCTGGCCATCGAAGCCATGGGAAACGATCTGGGCGTGCCGGTGTTCAGTTATGGGATAGACGATGTGGGCGAGCTGCCGAACTTCGCGAGCTACACGATCAAACGCTTACGGCATGACAGCGATTTCCAGTTCGAACTGACACCCGAAAACACCGTGGTCATTTGTTCTACACCGGTATTGCAGATGTATGCCGACCTCGGATACCGCATCCTGCCTGCCGAACTGGAAGACATAGCCACCTGGAAACACCATCAACCCATGCCCTGGGATATTGTAGAGAAGATCGCTTATAGCGACGACTGGCAAAATGAACCATTCGTTGTACAACATATGCTGCCCGCCGCGTACAACATATGGCGCAAATACCGCCAGGGCGAAAAGGTACAACTCCTGTTCCGCGACACCATGATCAGCAGCGACGGCGACCTCACCGAAACCCGTGACTACAACGTGTATGTAAGACAGATGGACGACATCGCCGAAATGAAATTTCGCGATACGGCTGCCTATATACAACCCGGCCGCATCGGCGACATAGGTTGCGCCGTAGGCTCATGGATCAAACTGGCCGGCAAAGAAGAAAAGCTGCGGGAGTCCGATTTCTATGGCATCGAAGTATCCCGCTATTTGTACGAGATCTGCCAGCAACGGAAGCTGAACGGCGAGTTCGAAAACCCGTTCGTATTTTTCTCCAAGAAGAACGCCGTTACCGGGCTCGTGTTCGAAAAACACTCGATGCAAACCATTCACACCTCTTCGCTCACCCACGAGATTATCTCTTACGGCCACCCCGGCGACCTGGAAAAGTTCATTCGCAACCGTTATGAAGAACTTGCCCCCGGCGGCATCTGGATCAACCGAGATGTGGTAGGCCCATACGATAAAGAGCAACAAGTACAAGTATGGCTGAACGCCGCCGACGGCAGCAACGACGATCCCTTCCGCGAATGTGACGATCGTCACACCCTGTCCGCCTACCTCGAAACCTTAAGCACCCAGGCCCGTTTCCTGCGCTTCGCCCGCGACTTCCGCGAACCTATAGCCTATACCCGTAAAGGCGAGCACTTTGTGATGCGCCTCCGCGACGCTGCCGAGTTTCTCAGCCGCAAAGACTACACCGACAACTGGCAAAGCGAAATGCACGAAACCTTCTGCTACTGGGACTTTAACGAATGGCAACAACAAATGACAGCCGCCGGTTTTTCCATTCATCCCGCCTCGAAAGCGTTCACAAACGACTGGATAGCAGCGCATCGCTGGAAAGGAAAAGTAGCACTGTTCAATGCCGACATGGAGCCAATGGAGTGGCCCGTAACAACCATGTTTTTAATGGGCGTAAAAGCCTGA
- a CDS encoding gamma-glutamyltransferase family protein, with product MKHLLRFALLLVTIHTSAQSTQKPPLHGKNWMAITGKPMAATAGAMIFQKGGNAVDAACAMLAATCTMWDVLSWGGETQALIYNPKTKKVIAINALGVAPTGATPTFYKSKGYSFPPEYGPLAAVTPGTAGGICHMLAEYGTMSLKEILSPAMEMAAGYPIEAQTANSIERNKKLIKDWPYSKAVFLTHPGEEREAPEPGEIFVQKDLLAMLTKMVEAEQTALKNRKSRKEAIMAAYDRFYKGDIAQEFVRGCQEQGGLITMNDLAKWKPVEEEPLHVNYKGIEVYKLQPWTQGPMLLQSLNILENFDLKSMGYNSPEYIHTLYQTMNLTFADRDFYYGDPAFSKNIPIKGLLSKEYAKSRAREINASYNKANSQPGDPYPFEGKKNPLLSLLKIRESLGDTSNKEPERFVPKHDAVTAMNDAYQDRLWRGTTSVEAADKEGWVVSITPSGGWIPACIAGRTGIGMSQRAQSFVLDSVLSPFNVIAPGKRPRVTLTPSMALKDGKPYLSFAVQGGDTQDQNLLQFFLNVTEFGMTVQQATEAANINSNQLWLSLGGTALKDRQPRAGSLLLNSNTPDKARQTLKGMGYSLSFSERTSGPVNAIYFDWKHGSLWGGSSNHGEDYGIGW from the coding sequence ATGAAACATCTCCTCCGCTTCGCCCTGCTGCTTGTCACCATACACACCTCCGCTCAATCCACGCAGAAGCCACCACTGCACGGTAAAAACTGGATGGCCATTACCGGTAAACCGATGGCCGCTACGGCCGGAGCGATGATCTTCCAGAAAGGCGGCAACGCGGTAGATGCAGCTTGCGCCATGTTAGCCGCTACCTGCACGATGTGGGATGTACTCAGTTGGGGTGGAGAAACGCAGGCACTCATCTACAACCCAAAAACAAAAAAGGTAATCGCCATCAACGCACTGGGCGTGGCGCCAACCGGCGCTACACCGACGTTCTATAAAAGTAAAGGTTATAGCTTTCCCCCGGAGTACGGACCACTGGCGGCAGTCACGCCTGGTACGGCCGGCGGGATCTGTCACATGCTGGCGGAGTATGGCACTATGAGCCTGAAAGAGATACTCTCACCTGCTATGGAAATGGCTGCCGGCTACCCGATAGAAGCACAAACGGCCAACAGCATCGAGCGCAATAAAAAGCTGATCAAAGACTGGCCTTACAGTAAAGCAGTATTCCTTACGCATCCCGGGGAAGAACGAGAAGCCCCGGAGCCAGGCGAGATCTTCGTACAGAAAGATCTGTTAGCGATGCTCACCAAAATGGTCGAAGCAGAACAAACAGCCCTGAAGAATAGGAAATCCCGCAAGGAAGCGATCATGGCAGCATACGACCGCTTCTATAAAGGTGACATCGCACAGGAGTTCGTGCGCGGCTGCCAGGAACAGGGCGGCCTTATTACCATGAACGACCTCGCTAAATGGAAGCCAGTCGAGGAAGAGCCCCTGCACGTTAACTACAAAGGCATCGAAGTATACAAACTCCAACCCTGGACGCAAGGCCCCATGCTCCTGCAAAGCCTGAACATCCTGGAGAACTTCGACCTCAAAAGCATGGGTTACAACTCGCCCGAGTATATTCACACACTCTACCAAACCATGAACCTCACGTTCGCCGATCGTGATTTTTACTATGGCGACCCCGCCTTCTCGAAAAACATCCCGATCAAAGGCTTATTGAGCAAAGAATACGCAAAATCAAGAGCCAGAGAAATCAACGCATCTTACAATAAAGCCAATAGCCAACCCGGCGATCCATATCCCTTCGAAGGGAAAAAGAACCCACTGCTGTCGTTACTTAAAATACGCGAAAGCCTGGGCGACACCTCCAACAAAGAACCAGAACGCTTCGTGCCCAAGCATGATGCCGTCACCGCGATGAACGATGCCTATCAAGACCGTCTCTGGCGTGGCACCACGAGCGTAGAAGCAGCCGACAAAGAAGGCTGGGTCGTATCCATCACCCCCAGCGGTGGCTGGATACCCGCCTGCATAGCTGGTCGTACCGGCATTGGCATGAGCCAGCGGGCACAGAGTTTTGTACTTGATTCGGTGCTCAGTCCATTCAACGTCATCGCCCCCGGCAAACGCCCACGTGTAACGCTCACCCCTTCCATGGCGTTGAAAGACGGCAAACCCTACCTCTCCTTTGCCGTGCAGGGCGGCGACACACAGGATCAGAACCTCCTGCAGTTCTTCCTCAACGTAACCGAGTTCGGGATGACGGTGCAACAAGCCACGGAAGCCGCCAACATCAACAGCAACCAGCTTTGGTTGTCATTGGGCGGCACAGCATTGAAGGACAGGCAGCCACGTGCGGGAAGCCTCTTATTGAACAGCAACACACCTGATAAAGCCCGGCAGACGCTGAAGGGCATGGGATATTCGCTCAGCTTCAGCGAGCGTACGAGCGGGCCGGTTAATGCGATTTATTTTGATTGGAAGCATGGGAGCCTTTGGGGTGGGAGTAGTAATCACGGGGAGGATTATGGGATCGGGTGGTGA
- a CDS encoding pirin family protein: protein MERKDFIRKGLLGTGMFVANAAMGNVIKNDVDELKALDVMGFNHLPNTNSAILPNMVLHKAETRGHANHGWLDSHHTFSFANYYNPERMHFGVLRVLNDDWVSAGMGFDRHPHDNMEIISIPLEGDLEHKDSMGNVAVIKHGDIQVMSAGTGIFHSEYNKNKNKATRFLQIWLFPNKKNITPRYDQLTLNVADRHNKLQQILSPSKDDAGVWIHQDAWFHMGRFDKGISTDYKVRKAGNGVYVFVLSGDVTVDNTPLHRRDGLGIWNKSSLHITANSEDAEVLLMDVPMMMS from the coding sequence ATGGAAAGAAAAGATTTTATCAGGAAAGGATTGCTGGGCACCGGCATGTTCGTAGCTAATGCGGCCATGGGCAACGTGATCAAGAACGATGTGGACGAACTGAAAGCGCTGGACGTGATGGGTTTTAATCACCTGCCAAATACCAACTCCGCCATCCTGCCCAATATGGTATTACATAAAGCAGAAACCCGCGGCCACGCCAATCACGGCTGGCTCGATAGTCATCATACTTTCAGTTTTGCAAATTACTATAACCCCGAACGTATGCACTTCGGCGTACTGCGCGTGCTGAACGACGACTGGGTATCGGCAGGCATGGGCTTCGACCGGCATCCGCACGATAATATGGAGATCATCTCCATCCCGCTGGAAGGCGACCTGGAACATAAAGACAGCATGGGTAACGTGGCCGTGATCAAACACGGAGATATACAGGTGATGAGTGCAGGAACGGGCATTTTTCACAGTGAGTACAACAAAAATAAAAACAAGGCAACCCGCTTTTTGCAGATATGGCTGTTCCCGAATAAAAAGAATATCACGCCGCGTTACGATCAGCTTACGCTCAACGTAGCCGACAGGCATAATAAATTACAACAGATCTTATCCCCCAGTAAAGACGATGCCGGCGTATGGATCCACCAGGATGCCTGGTTCCACATGGGCCGCTTCGATAAAGGCATCAGCACCGACTATAAAGTGCGCAAAGCAGGCAACGGCGTATACGTATTCGTGTTAAGCGGCGACGTAACCGTCGATAACACCCCCCTGCATCGCCGCGACGGACTAGGTATCTGGAATAAATCATCTTTACACATCACGGCTAATTCTGAAGATGCAGAAGTATTACTGATGGACGTGCCGATGATGATGAGTTAA
- a CDS encoding Crp/Fnr family transcriptional regulator has product MSDTTAAEECAAAGYKGNQYIYLRMFTTINQYIQQFSAFTPDEVALFNSLLEHRTVPKKTFLLQEGEVCRFEGFINKGCIRSYYVDEQGAEITLQFAIENWWVSDIASFHEQQPSRLFIETLEDSELLMLNPDTKEQLLQQVPRFERMFRLMVQRNLSRLQQRLFQTIATTAEQKYLDFLERYPTIPQRAPQHQIASFLGFSPEFLSKVRTRLAKK; this is encoded by the coding sequence GTGAGTGACACAACGGCGGCTGAGGAGTGTGCTGCTGCCGGTTACAAAGGAAATCAATATATTTACCTCCGCATGTTCACCACCATCAATCAATACATCCAACAATTCTCCGCCTTTACGCCGGACGAAGTAGCGTTGTTTAACAGCCTGTTAGAACATCGCACCGTGCCGAAAAAGACGTTCCTGTTGCAGGAAGGGGAGGTGTGTCGTTTCGAAGGCTTTATCAATAAAGGCTGCATCCGCAGTTATTATGTGGATGAACAGGGGGCGGAGATTACGTTGCAGTTTGCGATCGAGAATTGGTGGGTGAGCGACATTGCCAGTTTTCACGAACAGCAGCCCAGCCGGTTGTTTATCGAAACGTTGGAAGATAGTGAGCTGCTGATGCTGAATCCCGATACGAAAGAGCAGCTGTTACAACAGGTGCCGCGCTTCGAGCGCATGTTCAGGCTGATGGTGCAACGCAACCTGTCGCGGCTGCAACAACGTTTGTTCCAGACCATCGCCACCACCGCCGAACAGAAGTACCTCGACTTCCTGGAACGTTATCCCACCATTCCACAGCGTGCGCCGCAGCACCAGATCGCCTCGTTTTTGGGGTTTTCGCCGGAGTTCCTGAGTAAAGTACGCACGCGGCTCGCCAAAAAATAA
- a CDS encoding DUF5995 family protein, which yields MKPATTIDEVILQLEALIEDCMRRKDRLGYFAALYHKVTVRVKEGILNNEFEDGARMERLDVFFANRYLEAVHQQRAKQKASGPWEVSFVAARKWRVVILQQLLLGMNAHINYDLGIASVDCSGTNDIQGLHKDFLAINNIIGSLTYDVTNRISRLSPFLSLMGLHAANGQSVLIQFSIGNARDGAWSFAEELYGKQGATRAACMAARDQSISKLATALKSPKGLIRFTTFVIWLFERKNPRKVIEALYTYRKQYLTTKEGKLE from the coding sequence ATGAAGCCGGCCACCACCATCGACGAGGTTATTCTCCAATTAGAAGCATTGATAGAAGATTGCATGCGGCGTAAGGACCGCCTGGGCTATTTTGCGGCCCTTTACCACAAAGTAACCGTGCGCGTGAAAGAAGGCATTCTGAATAACGAGTTCGAAGACGGCGCCCGCATGGAACGCCTCGACGTATTCTTCGCCAACCGCTACCTGGAGGCCGTTCACCAGCAACGCGCCAAACAAAAGGCCAGCGGCCCATGGGAAGTATCGTTCGTAGCCGCCCGTAAGTGGCGCGTCGTGATCCTGCAGCAACTCCTGTTAGGCATGAACGCCCACATCAACTACGACCTGGGCATCGCTTCGGTAGACTGCTCCGGCACCAACGACATACAAGGTCTGCATAAAGACTTTCTCGCCATCAACAACATCATCGGTTCCCTGACATACGACGTGACCAACCGCATCAGTCGCCTGTCCCCGTTCCTCTCCCTGATGGGCCTGCACGCCGCGAACGGACAGTCAGTACTCATCCAGTTCAGCATCGGCAACGCCCGCGATGGCGCCTGGAGTTTTGCAGAGGAATTGTATGGCAAACAAGGTGCTACGCGTGCTGCGTGTATGGCCGCCCGTGACCAGAGCATTTCTAAACTGGCGACGGCGTTGAAAAGTCCGAAGGGATTGATACGTTTTACGACGTTTGTGATATGGTTGTTTGAGCGGAAGAATCCGAGAAAGGTGATAGAGGCGTTGTATACCTACAGGAAGCAGTATTTAACGACGAAGGAGGGGAAGCTGGAGTAG
- a CDS encoding LA_2272 family surface repeat-containing protein codes for MPRLTATLFFILLYAGLSARQDSTHPFVADRKQHDTIYRKRFPAWYTPAKVEEINGLAIGLEAKNIKNKKYDLRDSLVVRGINVEVPPLGLAVMPFAMVRMFTGVFNRRDTGHIANIQLGKWTQKIYGINISACNMDEERQINGLNIAGMTFGTRMNGISFGTLMNASDIQNGLMIAVVNRATKSRGIQAGLFNVSGDLRGLQFGLWNKNSKRSLPFINWQFTKDKRNQ; via the coding sequence ATGCCTCGCCTTACGGCTACACTGTTTTTCATCCTGTTATACGCAGGCCTCAGCGCCCGGCAGGACAGTACGCACCCATTCGTGGCCGATCGTAAACAGCACGATACCATCTATCGTAAACGTTTTCCCGCCTGGTATACACCTGCGAAAGTAGAGGAGATCAACGGCCTGGCCATTGGCCTGGAAGCGAAGAACATCAAGAACAAAAAGTACGATCTGCGTGATAGTCTCGTTGTACGCGGTATCAATGTAGAAGTACCACCACTCGGCCTCGCCGTGATGCCTTTCGCGATGGTACGCATGTTCACCGGCGTGTTTAATCGCCGCGATACCGGCCACATCGCGAACATCCAGTTAGGTAAATGGACACAAAAGATTTACGGCATCAACATCTCCGCCTGCAACATGGACGAGGAACGGCAGATCAATGGCCTCAACATCGCTGGTATGACCTTCGGCACCCGCATGAACGGTATTTCTTTCGGCACGCTGATGAACGCATCCGACATACAAAACGGACTAATGATCGCTGTAGTTAACAGGGCCACGAAGAGCCGCGGCATACAAGCCGGACTATTCAACGTCAGCGGCGATCTGCGCGGATTACAATTCGGCTTATGGAACAAGAACAGCAAACGTAGCCTGCCTTTTATCAACTGGCAATTCACTAAAGACAAACGGAACCAATAA
- a CDS encoding ABC transporter ATP-binding protein, with amino-acid sequence MNLLQVTDIRKKEGQEEVLKGISFTQQSLQKIAIAGESGSGKSTLLKIVAGLGQASEGLVWFNGKKVKGIHEKLMPGHPGIAYLSQHYELRNNYRVEEELAYANLFYDEDSEELYRICRIDHLLKRWTTQLSGGEKQRISLARQLATSPKLLVLDEPFSNLDLVHKQTLKAVIADIGEKLSITILLVSHDPLDILSWADEIILMKDGGIVQQASPEVTYRQPASPYAAGLFGRYTILKQSIFPDTQPGLFLRPEQVAIVAEGGIPGTLQRLDFIGHTYEAEVLVNGEVIVVHIPEGGMAVGSEVRLGLKHRDYWYLG; translated from the coding sequence ATGAATTTATTACAGGTCACCGACATCCGCAAAAAGGAAGGTCAGGAAGAAGTGTTAAAAGGGATCAGTTTCACACAGCAGTCCCTTCAGAAAATAGCCATCGCAGGGGAATCTGGTTCCGGTAAAAGTACCCTGTTAAAAATAGTGGCCGGGCTCGGACAGGCGTCCGAAGGCCTCGTTTGGTTCAATGGTAAAAAGGTGAAAGGGATCCATGAAAAGCTGATGCCAGGTCATCCCGGTATTGCGTACCTCTCGCAGCATTACGAGTTGCGTAATAATTATCGGGTGGAAGAAGAACTGGCCTACGCCAACCTTTTCTACGACGAAGATTCCGAAGAACTATACCGCATCTGTCGCATCGATCACCTCCTGAAACGCTGGACCACCCAGCTTTCCGGCGGCGAGAAGCAACGGATCTCCCTGGCGCGGCAACTGGCTACTTCGCCTAAACTGCTCGTGCTCGACGAACCCTTTTCCAACCTCGACCTGGTACATAAACAAACCCTGAAGGCTGTGATCGCCGACATCGGCGAAAAGCTCAGCATCACCATCCTGCTCGTATCCCACGACCCGCTGGACATCCTGTCGTGGGCCGACGAAATCATCCTCATGAAAGACGGCGGGATCGTGCAGCAGGCCAGTCCCGAAGTTACTTACCGCCAACCCGCCAGTCCTTACGCTGCCGGCTTGTTCGGCCGTTATACCATTTTGAAGCAGTCCATCTTCCCGGACACTCAACCCGGCCTGTTCCTGCGTCCGGAGCAAGTCGCCATCGTTGCTGAAGGCGGCATCCCCGGTACCCTCCAACGCCTCGATTTCATCGGCCACACCTACGAGGCCGAAGTGCTCGTGAACGGCGAGGTGATCGTGGTGCACATCCCTGAAGGCGGGATGGCTGTCGGGAGTGAGGTTCGGTTGGGGTTGAAGCATCGGGACTATTGGTATTTGGGGTAG